The window AGTTGCCGATATGGAAAAGATAAAGTCGATGACTTCCTATCTCGCGGAGATCCATGCGGTCAAAAAGGAATCGCGGCATCTTTACTGGCGAAAGGTGAGAGACACTATCGGGCACGGCGAATGCTTGATGGGGGTGTTCGATACATATCCGGACGGGACCATCAGCTATTCAGAAATGGCGGAGATCGAAAAAAAGTGTGTGGACTGGCGGGCAGGATTGAAACCAAAGTCCAGAAGGCTCTGCCAGATACACGGCGACTTTCATCCGGGTAATATATGGTTCAGGGAAGCTAATAGTGAAGACTTGAGAGTCAAGAGTTTGGAAATTTTAAATCCAAAAAAACGGGACTCCAAACTCGCGGCGCCCGTTGACTTCGTCCTTCTTGACAGAAGCAGGGGGCCGTGGGGCGAGGCTGCTGATGATGTAACGGCGTTGACGGTCAATTACATCTTCTTCTCGATCAATCATTACGGTAAAGTGCAGGGGACTTACCTTGAGGCGTTGAAATTGTTCTATGACGAGTACATTCAAAAGACCGGAGACGCGGAACTTCTCGAAGTAGTCGCGCCGTTCTATGCATTTCGCGGGGCAGTGATTGCCAATCCGGTTTTCTATCCAGACGTGACGCCTGAGAACAGGAGAAAGATCTTCAATTTTGTGCATGGCGTTCTGAATGATGAATCATTTAAAGTAGAGAAGGTGAATGAATATATCGTGACTCGTAACGCGTGACAGGTTATGTCATTCCCGTGCCTAAAGCACCTACTGTTGGCAGTCTGTTGAGCGGGAATCCAGAAGTATTTTTTATAAGGAACTGGATTCCGGCTTAAGGACTGCCGGAATGACAGTTTCAAATGTATTTTC of the Nitrospirota bacterium genome contains:
- a CDS encoding phosphotransferase, with protein sequence MINEKAITDYIKREFKDVVHVEIKKLGQGVQGAGFLIDMQTKQGRNSYVIKGLFPEGLEHDYPADRAGVFLLDLDEFKNLPKHVKAVDVLSEMEDGSIKSIGGGREYYLLMERAEGRHYFNDLTAFSKKAKLTVADMEKIKSMTSYLAEIHAVKKESRHLYWRKVRDTIGHGECLMGVFDTYPDGTISYSEMAEIEKKCVDWRAGLKPKSRRLCQIHGDFHPGNIWFREANSEDLRVKSLEILNPKKRDSKLAAPVDFVLLDRSRGPWGEAADDVTALTVNYIFFSINHYGKVQGTYLEALKLFYDEYIQKTGDAELLEVVAPFYAFRGAVIANPVFYPDVTPENRRKIFNFVHGVLNDESFKVEKVNEYIVTRNA